The proteins below come from a single Antennarius striatus isolate MH-2024 chromosome 18, ASM4005453v1, whole genome shotgun sequence genomic window:
- the si:ch211-13f8.1 gene encoding uncharacterized protein KIAA1614 isoform X3, translating to MEKDKVADNKQEKSSSPSPSALPINWGLITGPVQPVFPATSLSTQLPSPQTSAVHTLQTKVKSLTQRRTIGRDKERQKLDTEDLVNSPTRQIPPDVHPSQRSRGEGRLCLPAPSWRSDTAKILSSSDDDEKEEEVEVQVSLEIHSPPAEAKGEKSFQDGEDIEQECSKTNEGQPPGLGEGASLKSLLSYNSINSKDAPSSPTHPPLPLLSISTTTSAPKTSSNSSSKSSTSTRHWAPPKGFWRVARPETLLLNGISPNNISSTLPLKDYTQIETLPGAQGTSKPDDIDSSNDVGGVVDDNNASSQLKYSNSMECYLDRCELKETDVKTLCSSDSSESMSSQSGLLSVDEKLKMRQRACAKLMEQQHDHREGRDQSGGESEDVVHTSDCKGAQGVLDSPDSASPAQDLEPYLRSLLVINDELPLSPRHEQAKLLLERARLKARSNHVKSDRPGRRSHSDQRSTVKEQPVDSPHPAPVQKVVNTKEDPAGQTVTVPLLVPNERDTSPGDQGGRSRRYGCSPTRVRFEDESEKEAESRYLDRVRQRGRPGTPKSKSKESKADSNSDGSDRSRSHRSVSMPPLWMQEDVGINSEPTTVIKEIIVLVKKCEACGSVVREPQPASSSQDLHNMEIQNSNNLEDPRGKTPHWVTANKPEASTRPKAPLTVTFAGAYVLGENKETSTGWKSSGFGKLRRRSRKGESRLESGNGPYGPSWAQRRNSNPRNRINLSRAVSFAPGSPVTLEPHLMGASGDLRESTTPVMPIKSALKSSSRNRSAASQSTVQFQVNSNQGGEGGSDFLDSTGRESPVTSTQVNPTSSPVSCVRPSTLRYSTARLATDLPDVEFWDAEGTAGLSGELCSGPECRPRGLAMSRAEDLRAELLRAEHLKAEAIWEENCDGSRKLDGRPKLFLRRFFSSIGLNSVGRLVKGGRSSSMEQLSIPTASRVCTASPSPTRKPQPTIRIQRTPSLQTLHTVLPLAQLRKASSVQSLERRTERSTILGEVQVPYGLAPSPDSPQMELHKALSVDVLASRMARPVGRVTQASSDGTLHLELIRPPNGPFGFVISRGKGRPDTAADVPFSPHWIAPK from the exons ATGGAGAAAGACAAGGTGGCTGataataaacaagaaaaatccAGTTCCCCATCACCCTCTGCGCTTCCCATTAACTGGGGACTGATCACTGGCCCCGTACAGCCTGTTTTCCCAGCAACCTCTTTGAGCACCCAGCTTCCTTCTCCTCAAACTTCAGCCGTGCACACACTACAGACCAAGGTGAAGTCACTCACACAAAGAAGGACAATAggaagagacaaagaaagacaaaagttgGACACAGAGGACTTAGTGAACAGTCCGACAAGGCAGATTCCGCCTGACGTCCATCCTAGTCAGAGGTCCAGAGGAGAGGGTCGTTTATGCCTTCCTGCACCCTCCTGGAGGTCAGATACTGCAAAGATCTTAAGcagcagtgatgatgatgagaaggaggaggaggtagaggtTCAAGTAAGCTTGGAGATCCACAGCCCTCCAGCTGAAGCAAAGGGAGAAAAATCATTCCAGGATGGTGAGGATATTGAACAAGAGTGCTCAAAAACAAATGAGGGCCAGCCTCCTGGGCTCGGGGAGGGTGCCAGCCTGAAAAGTCTTTTGTCCTATAACTCAATCAACAGTAAGGATGCCCCATCTTCTCCTACTCATCCTCCTCTGCCCCTGCTCTCCATTTCTACCACCACTTCTGCTCCTAAGACATCATCCAATTCTTCCTCCAAGTCTTCAACATCAACCAGACACTGGGCACCACCCAAGGGCTTCTGGAGAGTGGCACGCCCTGAAACGTTGTTGCTAAATGGCATTAGCCCGAACAACATTTCCTCCACTTTGCCTTTGAAGGACTATACTCAGATAGAAACACTACCAGGAGCTCAGGGGACGTCTAAACCAGATGACATAGACAGCAGCAATGATGTGGGAGGGGTGGTGGATGACAACAATGCATCTTCACAATTGAAATACTCCAACAGCATGGAGTGCTACCTAGACAggtgtgagctgaaggagacaGATGTCAAAACACTTTGCAGTTCGGACAGCTCGGAAAGCATGTCTTCACAGAGTGGGTTACTATCTGTTGATGAGAAACTAAAGATGAGGCAGAGGGCCTGTGCAAAGTTAATGGAACAGCAACACGACCACAGGGAGGGAAGAGACCAGAGTGGTGGAGAAAGTGAAGATGTCGTTCACACATCTGATTGTAAAG GTGCCCAGGGGGTTTTGGACAGCCCAGACTCAGCCAGTCCTGCTCAGGACCTTGAACCCTATCTGAG GTCCCTTCTTGTAATCAATGACGAGCTTCCCCTGAGTCCAAGACATGAGCAAGCCAAGCTTCTGTTGGAGCGGGCGAGGCTCAAGGCTCGCTCCAATCACGTCAAAAGCGATCGGCCCGGCAGACGTTCCCATTCCGATCAGAGATCCACTGT gAAAGAACAACCAGTTGATTCTCCCCATCCAGCACCAGTGCAAAAAGTTGTTAACACCAAAGAAGATCCTGCTGGTCAAACTGTAACCGTTCCTCTCCTTGTCCCCAACGAAAGAGACACGTCCCCTGGAGACCAAGGTGGTCGCTCCAGACGCTATGGTTGTTCACCCACACGGGTGCGCTTTGAGGATGAATCTGAAAAAGAGGCAGAGTCCCGGTATTTGGATAGAGTGAGACAGCGTGGCAGACCCGGAACGCCCAAGTCCAAGAGTAAAGAAAGTAAGGCAGATTCTAACAGTGATGGTTCAGACAGGAGCAGAAGCCATAGAAGTGTCTCAATGCCTCCTTTGTGGATGCAAGAAGATGTGGGCATAAATAGTGAACCCACAACTGTGATTAAAGAAATTATAGTGCTGGTAAAGAAATGTGAAGCATGTGGCTCCGTGGTCAGGGAGCCTCAGCCGGCTTCGTCATCTCAGGATCTACATAACATGGAGATACAGAATTCCAACAACCTCGAGGACCCACGAGGAAAAACTCCTCACTGGGTGACTGCAAACAAGCCAGAAGCAAGTACTCGTCCCAAGGCACCTCTTACTGTCACCTTTGCTGGAGCTTATGTTCTGGGGGAAAATAAAGAGACTAGCACAGGGTGGAAATCATCAGGGTTTGGAAAACTtaggagaagaagcagaaaaggAGAGAGTCGACTGGAGTCTGGCAATGGCCCTTATGGTCCGTCTTGGGCTCAACGGCGTAACTCTAATCCCAGGAACAGAATCAACTTGAGCAGAGCTGTGTCCTTTGCCCCAGGTAGTCCCGTCACACTGGAGCCACATTTGATGGGGGCATCTGGGGACCTAAGGGAATCAACTACACCAGTGATGCCTATAAAATCTGCTCTGAAGTCAAGTTCGAGAAATCGGTCTGCTGCAAGTCAGTCCACCGTTCAGTTCCAGGTAAATTCAAATcaaggaggggagggaggatcTGACTTTTTGGACTCTACTGGAAGAGAGTCTCCAGTGACTTCAACCCAAGTGAACCCAACAAGCAGCCCAGTGTCATGCGTCAGGCCCTCAACCCTGAGGTATTCCACCGCTCGACTCGCTACAGACCTGCCAGATGTTGAATTCTGGGATGCTGAAGGAACAG CAGGTCTGAGTGGAGAACTTTGTTCTGGTCCTGAGTGTCGTCCTCGAGGCCTGGCTATGTCTCGGGCTGAGGACCTCAGAGCAGAGCTACTGAGAGCAGAACATCTGAAAGCTGAAGCCATATGGGAAGAAAACTGTGATGGGTCCAG GAAATTGGATGGAAGGCCAAAGCTCTTCCTGCGTCGTTTCTTTTCCTCCATTGGTCTGAACAGTGTTGGCAGACTGGTGAAAGGAGGCCGTTCCAGCAGCATGGAGCAGCTAAGTATACCCACTGCCTCGCGAGTTTGCACTGCCTCCCCAAGCCCCACACGCAAACCGCAGCCAACCATCCGCATTCAGAGGACGCCATCACTGCAGACCCTGCACACG GTGCTGCCACTGGCCCAACTGCGCAAAGCCTCCTCTGTACAGAGTTTAGAGAGAAGAACGGAACGTTCAACCATACTTGGAGAGGTGCAGGTGCCATATGGCCTCGCACCCAG TCCTGACAGCCCTCAGATGGAACTCCACAAGGCCCTGAGTGTTGATGTACTTGCCTCCAGAATGGCACGTCCAGTGGGCCGGGTCACCCAGGCTTCCTCTGATGGGACCCTTCACCTGGAGCTCATCAGACCCCCAAATGGTCCTTTTGGTTTCGTTATCTCAAGAGGCAAAGGTCGACCAGACACtg ctgctgacgtgcccttctccccccactggatcgcacctaaataa
- the si:ch211-13f8.1 gene encoding uncharacterized protein KIAA1614 isoform X1, whose protein sequence is MEKDKVADNKQEKSSSPSPSALPINWGLITGPVQPVFPATSLSTQLPSPQTSAVHTLQTKVKSLTQRRTIGRDKERQKLDTEDLVNSPTRQIPPDVHPSQRSRGEGRLCLPAPSWRSDTAKILSSSDDDEKEEEVEVQVSLEIHSPPAEAKGEKSFQDGEDIEQECSKTNEGQPPGLGEGASLKSLLSYNSINSKDAPSSPTHPPLPLLSISTTTSAPKTSSNSSSKSSTSTRHWAPPKGFWRVARPETLLLNGISPNNISSTLPLKDYTQIETLPGAQGTSKPDDIDSSNDVGGVVDDNNASSQLKYSNSMECYLDRCELKETDVKTLCSSDSSESMSSQSGLLSVDEKLKMRQRACAKLMEQQHDHREGRDQSGGESEDVVHTSDCKGAQGVLDSPDSASPAQDLEPYLRSLLVINDELPLSPRHEQAKLLLERARLKARSNHVKSDRPGRRSHSDQRSTVKEQPVDSPHPAPVQKVVNTKEDPAGQTVTVPLLVPNERDTSPGDQGGRSRRYGCSPTRVRFEDESEKEAESRYLDRVRQRGRPGTPKSKSKESKADSNSDGSDRSRSHRSVSMPPLWMQEDVGINSEPTTVIKEIIVLVKKCEACGSVVREPQPASSSQDLHNMEIQNSNNLEDPRGKTPHWVTANKPEASTRPKAPLTVTFAGAYVLGENKETSTGWKSSGFGKLRRRSRKGESRLESGNGPYGPSWAQRRNSNPRNRINLSRAVSFAPGSPVTLEPHLMGASGDLRESTTPVMPIKSALKSSSRNRSAASQSTVQFQVNSNQGGEGGSDFLDSTGRESPVTSTQVNPTSSPVSCVRPSTLRYSTARLATDLPDVEFWDAEGTAGLSGELCSGPECRPRGLAMSRAEDLRAELLRAEHLKAEAIWEENCDGSRKLDGRPKLFLRRFFSSIGLNSVGRLVKGGRSSSMEQLSIPTASRVCTASPSPTRKPQPTIRIQRTPSLQTLHTVLPLAQLRKASSVQSLERRTERSTILGEVQVPYGLAPSPDSPQMELHKALSVDVLASRMARPVGRVTQASSDGTLHLELIRPPNGPFGFVISRGKGRPDTGVYVEKVGDSSGYTGLLGIGDEILQVNGEAVAGLSLDQVTRLMTRESTALLQIMPARRAQR, encoded by the exons ATGGAGAAAGACAAGGTGGCTGataataaacaagaaaaatccAGTTCCCCATCACCCTCTGCGCTTCCCATTAACTGGGGACTGATCACTGGCCCCGTACAGCCTGTTTTCCCAGCAACCTCTTTGAGCACCCAGCTTCCTTCTCCTCAAACTTCAGCCGTGCACACACTACAGACCAAGGTGAAGTCACTCACACAAAGAAGGACAATAggaagagacaaagaaagacaaaagttgGACACAGAGGACTTAGTGAACAGTCCGACAAGGCAGATTCCGCCTGACGTCCATCCTAGTCAGAGGTCCAGAGGAGAGGGTCGTTTATGCCTTCCTGCACCCTCCTGGAGGTCAGATACTGCAAAGATCTTAAGcagcagtgatgatgatgagaaggaggaggaggtagaggtTCAAGTAAGCTTGGAGATCCACAGCCCTCCAGCTGAAGCAAAGGGAGAAAAATCATTCCAGGATGGTGAGGATATTGAACAAGAGTGCTCAAAAACAAATGAGGGCCAGCCTCCTGGGCTCGGGGAGGGTGCCAGCCTGAAAAGTCTTTTGTCCTATAACTCAATCAACAGTAAGGATGCCCCATCTTCTCCTACTCATCCTCCTCTGCCCCTGCTCTCCATTTCTACCACCACTTCTGCTCCTAAGACATCATCCAATTCTTCCTCCAAGTCTTCAACATCAACCAGACACTGGGCACCACCCAAGGGCTTCTGGAGAGTGGCACGCCCTGAAACGTTGTTGCTAAATGGCATTAGCCCGAACAACATTTCCTCCACTTTGCCTTTGAAGGACTATACTCAGATAGAAACACTACCAGGAGCTCAGGGGACGTCTAAACCAGATGACATAGACAGCAGCAATGATGTGGGAGGGGTGGTGGATGACAACAATGCATCTTCACAATTGAAATACTCCAACAGCATGGAGTGCTACCTAGACAggtgtgagctgaaggagacaGATGTCAAAACACTTTGCAGTTCGGACAGCTCGGAAAGCATGTCTTCACAGAGTGGGTTACTATCTGTTGATGAGAAACTAAAGATGAGGCAGAGGGCCTGTGCAAAGTTAATGGAACAGCAACACGACCACAGGGAGGGAAGAGACCAGAGTGGTGGAGAAAGTGAAGATGTCGTTCACACATCTGATTGTAAAG GTGCCCAGGGGGTTTTGGACAGCCCAGACTCAGCCAGTCCTGCTCAGGACCTTGAACCCTATCTGAG GTCCCTTCTTGTAATCAATGACGAGCTTCCCCTGAGTCCAAGACATGAGCAAGCCAAGCTTCTGTTGGAGCGGGCGAGGCTCAAGGCTCGCTCCAATCACGTCAAAAGCGATCGGCCCGGCAGACGTTCCCATTCCGATCAGAGATCCACTGT gAAAGAACAACCAGTTGATTCTCCCCATCCAGCACCAGTGCAAAAAGTTGTTAACACCAAAGAAGATCCTGCTGGTCAAACTGTAACCGTTCCTCTCCTTGTCCCCAACGAAAGAGACACGTCCCCTGGAGACCAAGGTGGTCGCTCCAGACGCTATGGTTGTTCACCCACACGGGTGCGCTTTGAGGATGAATCTGAAAAAGAGGCAGAGTCCCGGTATTTGGATAGAGTGAGACAGCGTGGCAGACCCGGAACGCCCAAGTCCAAGAGTAAAGAAAGTAAGGCAGATTCTAACAGTGATGGTTCAGACAGGAGCAGAAGCCATAGAAGTGTCTCAATGCCTCCTTTGTGGATGCAAGAAGATGTGGGCATAAATAGTGAACCCACAACTGTGATTAAAGAAATTATAGTGCTGGTAAAGAAATGTGAAGCATGTGGCTCCGTGGTCAGGGAGCCTCAGCCGGCTTCGTCATCTCAGGATCTACATAACATGGAGATACAGAATTCCAACAACCTCGAGGACCCACGAGGAAAAACTCCTCACTGGGTGACTGCAAACAAGCCAGAAGCAAGTACTCGTCCCAAGGCACCTCTTACTGTCACCTTTGCTGGAGCTTATGTTCTGGGGGAAAATAAAGAGACTAGCACAGGGTGGAAATCATCAGGGTTTGGAAAACTtaggagaagaagcagaaaaggAGAGAGTCGACTGGAGTCTGGCAATGGCCCTTATGGTCCGTCTTGGGCTCAACGGCGTAACTCTAATCCCAGGAACAGAATCAACTTGAGCAGAGCTGTGTCCTTTGCCCCAGGTAGTCCCGTCACACTGGAGCCACATTTGATGGGGGCATCTGGGGACCTAAGGGAATCAACTACACCAGTGATGCCTATAAAATCTGCTCTGAAGTCAAGTTCGAGAAATCGGTCTGCTGCAAGTCAGTCCACCGTTCAGTTCCAGGTAAATTCAAATcaaggaggggagggaggatcTGACTTTTTGGACTCTACTGGAAGAGAGTCTCCAGTGACTTCAACCCAAGTGAACCCAACAAGCAGCCCAGTGTCATGCGTCAGGCCCTCAACCCTGAGGTATTCCACCGCTCGACTCGCTACAGACCTGCCAGATGTTGAATTCTGGGATGCTGAAGGAACAG CAGGTCTGAGTGGAGAACTTTGTTCTGGTCCTGAGTGTCGTCCTCGAGGCCTGGCTATGTCTCGGGCTGAGGACCTCAGAGCAGAGCTACTGAGAGCAGAACATCTGAAAGCTGAAGCCATATGGGAAGAAAACTGTGATGGGTCCAG GAAATTGGATGGAAGGCCAAAGCTCTTCCTGCGTCGTTTCTTTTCCTCCATTGGTCTGAACAGTGTTGGCAGACTGGTGAAAGGAGGCCGTTCCAGCAGCATGGAGCAGCTAAGTATACCCACTGCCTCGCGAGTTTGCACTGCCTCCCCAAGCCCCACACGCAAACCGCAGCCAACCATCCGCATTCAGAGGACGCCATCACTGCAGACCCTGCACACG GTGCTGCCACTGGCCCAACTGCGCAAAGCCTCCTCTGTACAGAGTTTAGAGAGAAGAACGGAACGTTCAACCATACTTGGAGAGGTGCAGGTGCCATATGGCCTCGCACCCAG TCCTGACAGCCCTCAGATGGAACTCCACAAGGCCCTGAGTGTTGATGTACTTGCCTCCAGAATGGCACGTCCAGTGGGCCGGGTCACCCAGGCTTCCTCTGATGGGACCCTTCACCTGGAGCTCATCAGACCCCCAAATGGTCCTTTTGGTTTCGTTATCTCAAGAGGCAAAGGTCGACCAGACACtg GTGTGTATGTAGAGAAGGTGGGAGACAGCAGTGGGTACACTGGTCTGCTCGGAATTGGTGATGAAATTCTACAGGTGAATGGAGAGGCAGTAGCCGGTCTCAGTCTGGACCAGGTGACGCGGCTCATGACCCGGGAAAGCACTGCTTTACTTCAGATCATGCCGGCCCGACGAGCCCAGCGCTGA
- the si:ch211-13f8.1 gene encoding uncharacterized protein KIAA1614 isoform X2 encodes MEKDKVADNKQEKSSSPSPSALPINWGLITGPVQPVFPATSLSTQLPSPQTSAVHTLQTKVKSLTQRRTIGRDKERQKLDTEDLVNSPTRQIPPDVHPSQRSRGEGRLCLPAPSWRSDTAKILSSSDDDEKEEEVEVQVSLEIHSPPAEAKGEKSFQDGEDIEQECSKTNEGQPPGLGEGASLKSLLSYNSINSKDAPSSPTHPPLPLLSISTTTSAPKTSSNSSSKSSTSTRHWAPPKGFWRVARPETLLLNGISPNNISSTLPLKDYTQIETLPGAQGTSKPDDIDSSNDVGGVVDDNNASSQLKYSNSMECYLDRCELKETDVKTLCSSDSSESMSSQSGLLSVDEKLKMRQRACAKLMEQQHDHREGRDQSGGESEDVVHTSDCKGAQGVLDSPDSASPAQDLEPYLRSLLVINDELPLSPRHEQAKLLLERARLKARSNHVKSDRPGRRSHSDQRSTVKEQPVDSPHPAPVQKVVNTKEDPAGQTVTVPLLVPNERDTSPGDQGGRSRRYGCSPTRVRFEDESEKEAESRYLDRVRQRGRPGTPKSKSKESKADSNSDGSDRSRSHRSVSMPPLWMQEDVGINSEPTTVIKEIIVLVKKCEACGSVVREPQPASSSQDLHNMEIQNSNNLEDPRGKTPHWVTANKPEASTRPKAPLTVTFAGAYVLGENKETSTGWKSSGFGKLRRRSRKGESRLESGNGPYGPSWAQRRNSNPRNRINLSRAVSFAPGSPVTLEPHLMGASGDLRESTTPVMPIKSALKSSSRNRSAASQSTVQFQVNSNQGGEGGSDFLDSTGRESPVTSTQVNPTSSPVSCVRPSTLRYSTARLATDLPDVEFWDAEGTGLSGELCSGPECRPRGLAMSRAEDLRAELLRAEHLKAEAIWEENCDGSRKLDGRPKLFLRRFFSSIGLNSVGRLVKGGRSSSMEQLSIPTASRVCTASPSPTRKPQPTIRIQRTPSLQTLHTVLPLAQLRKASSVQSLERRTERSTILGEVQVPYGLAPSPDSPQMELHKALSVDVLASRMARPVGRVTQASSDGTLHLELIRPPNGPFGFVISRGKGRPDTGVYVEKVGDSSGYTGLLGIGDEILQVNGEAVAGLSLDQVTRLMTRESTALLQIMPARRAQR; translated from the exons ATGGAGAAAGACAAGGTGGCTGataataaacaagaaaaatccAGTTCCCCATCACCCTCTGCGCTTCCCATTAACTGGGGACTGATCACTGGCCCCGTACAGCCTGTTTTCCCAGCAACCTCTTTGAGCACCCAGCTTCCTTCTCCTCAAACTTCAGCCGTGCACACACTACAGACCAAGGTGAAGTCACTCACACAAAGAAGGACAATAggaagagacaaagaaagacaaaagttgGACACAGAGGACTTAGTGAACAGTCCGACAAGGCAGATTCCGCCTGACGTCCATCCTAGTCAGAGGTCCAGAGGAGAGGGTCGTTTATGCCTTCCTGCACCCTCCTGGAGGTCAGATACTGCAAAGATCTTAAGcagcagtgatgatgatgagaaggaggaggaggtagaggtTCAAGTAAGCTTGGAGATCCACAGCCCTCCAGCTGAAGCAAAGGGAGAAAAATCATTCCAGGATGGTGAGGATATTGAACAAGAGTGCTCAAAAACAAATGAGGGCCAGCCTCCTGGGCTCGGGGAGGGTGCCAGCCTGAAAAGTCTTTTGTCCTATAACTCAATCAACAGTAAGGATGCCCCATCTTCTCCTACTCATCCTCCTCTGCCCCTGCTCTCCATTTCTACCACCACTTCTGCTCCTAAGACATCATCCAATTCTTCCTCCAAGTCTTCAACATCAACCAGACACTGGGCACCACCCAAGGGCTTCTGGAGAGTGGCACGCCCTGAAACGTTGTTGCTAAATGGCATTAGCCCGAACAACATTTCCTCCACTTTGCCTTTGAAGGACTATACTCAGATAGAAACACTACCAGGAGCTCAGGGGACGTCTAAACCAGATGACATAGACAGCAGCAATGATGTGGGAGGGGTGGTGGATGACAACAATGCATCTTCACAATTGAAATACTCCAACAGCATGGAGTGCTACCTAGACAggtgtgagctgaaggagacaGATGTCAAAACACTTTGCAGTTCGGACAGCTCGGAAAGCATGTCTTCACAGAGTGGGTTACTATCTGTTGATGAGAAACTAAAGATGAGGCAGAGGGCCTGTGCAAAGTTAATGGAACAGCAACACGACCACAGGGAGGGAAGAGACCAGAGTGGTGGAGAAAGTGAAGATGTCGTTCACACATCTGATTGTAAAG GTGCCCAGGGGGTTTTGGACAGCCCAGACTCAGCCAGTCCTGCTCAGGACCTTGAACCCTATCTGAG GTCCCTTCTTGTAATCAATGACGAGCTTCCCCTGAGTCCAAGACATGAGCAAGCCAAGCTTCTGTTGGAGCGGGCGAGGCTCAAGGCTCGCTCCAATCACGTCAAAAGCGATCGGCCCGGCAGACGTTCCCATTCCGATCAGAGATCCACTGT gAAAGAACAACCAGTTGATTCTCCCCATCCAGCACCAGTGCAAAAAGTTGTTAACACCAAAGAAGATCCTGCTGGTCAAACTGTAACCGTTCCTCTCCTTGTCCCCAACGAAAGAGACACGTCCCCTGGAGACCAAGGTGGTCGCTCCAGACGCTATGGTTGTTCACCCACACGGGTGCGCTTTGAGGATGAATCTGAAAAAGAGGCAGAGTCCCGGTATTTGGATAGAGTGAGACAGCGTGGCAGACCCGGAACGCCCAAGTCCAAGAGTAAAGAAAGTAAGGCAGATTCTAACAGTGATGGTTCAGACAGGAGCAGAAGCCATAGAAGTGTCTCAATGCCTCCTTTGTGGATGCAAGAAGATGTGGGCATAAATAGTGAACCCACAACTGTGATTAAAGAAATTATAGTGCTGGTAAAGAAATGTGAAGCATGTGGCTCCGTGGTCAGGGAGCCTCAGCCGGCTTCGTCATCTCAGGATCTACATAACATGGAGATACAGAATTCCAACAACCTCGAGGACCCACGAGGAAAAACTCCTCACTGGGTGACTGCAAACAAGCCAGAAGCAAGTACTCGTCCCAAGGCACCTCTTACTGTCACCTTTGCTGGAGCTTATGTTCTGGGGGAAAATAAAGAGACTAGCACAGGGTGGAAATCATCAGGGTTTGGAAAACTtaggagaagaagcagaaaaggAGAGAGTCGACTGGAGTCTGGCAATGGCCCTTATGGTCCGTCTTGGGCTCAACGGCGTAACTCTAATCCCAGGAACAGAATCAACTTGAGCAGAGCTGTGTCCTTTGCCCCAGGTAGTCCCGTCACACTGGAGCCACATTTGATGGGGGCATCTGGGGACCTAAGGGAATCAACTACACCAGTGATGCCTATAAAATCTGCTCTGAAGTCAAGTTCGAGAAATCGGTCTGCTGCAAGTCAGTCCACCGTTCAGTTCCAGGTAAATTCAAATcaaggaggggagggaggatcTGACTTTTTGGACTCTACTGGAAGAGAGTCTCCAGTGACTTCAACCCAAGTGAACCCAACAAGCAGCCCAGTGTCATGCGTCAGGCCCTCAACCCTGAGGTATTCCACCGCTCGACTCGCTACAGACCTGCCAGATGTTGAATTCTGGGATGCTGAAGGAACAG GTCTGAGTGGAGAACTTTGTTCTGGTCCTGAGTGTCGTCCTCGAGGCCTGGCTATGTCTCGGGCTGAGGACCTCAGAGCAGAGCTACTGAGAGCAGAACATCTGAAAGCTGAAGCCATATGGGAAGAAAACTGTGATGGGTCCAG GAAATTGGATGGAAGGCCAAAGCTCTTCCTGCGTCGTTTCTTTTCCTCCATTGGTCTGAACAGTGTTGGCAGACTGGTGAAAGGAGGCCGTTCCAGCAGCATGGAGCAGCTAAGTATACCCACTGCCTCGCGAGTTTGCACTGCCTCCCCAAGCCCCACACGCAAACCGCAGCCAACCATCCGCATTCAGAGGACGCCATCACTGCAGACCCTGCACACG GTGCTGCCACTGGCCCAACTGCGCAAAGCCTCCTCTGTACAGAGTTTAGAGAGAAGAACGGAACGTTCAACCATACTTGGAGAGGTGCAGGTGCCATATGGCCTCGCACCCAG TCCTGACAGCCCTCAGATGGAACTCCACAAGGCCCTGAGTGTTGATGTACTTGCCTCCAGAATGGCACGTCCAGTGGGCCGGGTCACCCAGGCTTCCTCTGATGGGACCCTTCACCTGGAGCTCATCAGACCCCCAAATGGTCCTTTTGGTTTCGTTATCTCAAGAGGCAAAGGTCGACCAGACACtg GTGTGTATGTAGAGAAGGTGGGAGACAGCAGTGGGTACACTGGTCTGCTCGGAATTGGTGATGAAATTCTACAGGTGAATGGAGAGGCAGTAGCCGGTCTCAGTCTGGACCAGGTGACGCGGCTCATGACCCGGGAAAGCACTGCTTTACTTCAGATCATGCCGGCCCGACGAGCCCAGCGCTGA